A region from the Algoriphagus machipongonensis genome encodes:
- a CDS encoding TonB-dependent receptor, with protein MAIRGKILHLENNDPIEAAYIWVVESASGAVSDENGNFVVKDLCEGTYALTIQYLGHKGIKDTIKLSTNNFNKTYRLEEESVSLGGVEIHGHKLAVQTTTSVTALYGEALLESRGENLGESLKRISGVTTFSTGNSISKPVIHGMHSNRIMILNNGIRLEGQQWGAEHAPEIDPFVANEITVIKGAETVRYGPEAMGGVILVNPAPIPTKKDPKTNLYLTTGTNGRMGNVSISHANGSDKIKGLGYQVQASAKRGGNIKSPDYFQGNTGLSELNFSGSLGYSSSKLGVEGYYSYFNTSLGILRDSHTGNLDDLLAIIENGRPFSDPGFTYEIINPKQVVSHHLAKLKSHYHLSDQWKLNFQYGFQANYRQEFDKRRGDLNEKPSLDLELFTNTIDLFVDQHSLKSEWSGTIGINGIQQANSNIPGTGVTPLIPNYDMLNLGVYAIEKYSKGPLEIEGGLRFDTRSVNTARFVDSQLETADLMYNNFSAFIGGLYQISPSVTFNTNLGTAWRPPNVNELFSQGLHHGAAAVEIGDPDLNSEKSLKWVNELEYDGSRTHLEITAYANNISNYIYLNPTNETYVSLRGTFNVYEYLQANAFFYGVDFSGSYMFTTKLSGYAKGSIIRAKNTEEDNFFPFIPSDRMDWGLAYQFGPETSDQTNKLTLSNMLVARQKREPDFDLAAAPPGYALFNLGYQRKLKIGEDNTLNLGLQVQNIFNTSYKEYMNRFRYFTDDMGRNILLKINYQF; from the coding sequence TTGGCTATCAGAGGGAAAATATTACACCTTGAAAATAACGATCCAATTGAAGCTGCATATATCTGGGTAGTGGAAAGCGCTTCAGGAGCTGTATCTGACGAGAATGGAAATTTCGTAGTCAAAGATCTCTGTGAAGGCACTTATGCTCTGACCATTCAATACCTAGGACACAAAGGAATAAAGGATACCATAAAACTCAGTACGAACAATTTCAACAAAACTTACCGACTAGAGGAAGAATCCGTGAGCTTAGGTGGAGTGGAGATTCATGGACATAAGCTCGCAGTTCAAACTACCACATCTGTGACAGCCCTATATGGTGAGGCTCTCTTGGAATCCAGGGGAGAGAACCTTGGCGAAAGCCTGAAAAGAATTTCTGGGGTAACAACTTTCTCTACAGGAAATAGCATTTCTAAACCTGTCATTCATGGGATGCACAGTAATAGAATCATGATTCTAAACAATGGAATCCGATTGGAAGGTCAACAATGGGGTGCGGAACATGCACCAGAAATTGATCCGTTTGTAGCCAATGAAATCACAGTGATCAAAGGCGCAGAAACTGTCCGCTATGGCCCCGAAGCCATGGGAGGAGTTATATTGGTTAACCCTGCTCCTATTCCTACCAAAAAGGACCCAAAAACAAATCTCTACTTAACTACCGGTACCAATGGGCGAATGGGTAATGTGTCAATATCCCATGCTAACGGTTCAGATAAAATCAAAGGCTTAGGGTACCAAGTTCAGGCCTCTGCAAAAAGAGGTGGAAACATTAAATCTCCAGATTATTTTCAGGGTAACACTGGATTGAGTGAATTGAACTTCTCTGGTTCTTTAGGTTATAGCAGTTCAAAATTAGGCGTAGAAGGATATTACAGTTACTTCAATACGAGCTTGGGGATATTAAGAGATTCCCATACAGGGAATTTGGATGATCTTTTAGCGATAATAGAGAATGGGAGACCTTTTTCGGACCCTGGCTTTACTTATGAAATTATAAATCCCAAACAGGTGGTATCACATCACTTGGCAAAGTTAAAGTCACACTATCACCTCAGTGATCAATGGAAATTAAACTTTCAATATGGCTTTCAGGCAAACTATAGACAAGAGTTTGATAAAAGAAGAGGCGACTTAAATGAAAAGCCAAGTCTGGATTTAGAATTATTCACCAATACAATAGACCTATTTGTAGACCAGCACAGTCTTAAAAGTGAATGGAGTGGAACCATTGGTATTAATGGGATTCAACAAGCTAACAGTAATATTCCCGGAACAGGAGTAACTCCTTTGATTCCGAATTATGACATGTTGAATCTAGGGGTGTATGCAATAGAAAAATATAGTAAAGGGCCGTTGGAAATTGAAGGCGGATTAAGGTTTGATACCCGATCAGTTAATACAGCCAGATTTGTAGACTCTCAGTTAGAAACCGCTGATTTAATGTATAATAATTTCTCGGCATTTATCGGAGGCTTGTATCAAATCTCTCCAAGTGTCACCTTCAATACGAATCTGGGTACTGCATGGAGACCTCCAAATGTCAATGAATTATTTAGCCAAGGCTTACACCATGGCGCTGCAGCTGTGGAAATTGGAGACCCTGACCTGAATTCCGAAAAGTCTCTAAAATGGGTGAATGAATTGGAGTATGACGGAAGCAGAACTCATTTGGAGATAACTGCCTATGCTAATAATATCAGCAATTACATCTACCTCAACCCAACGAATGAAACTTATGTCTCATTAAGAGGAACATTTAATGTATATGAATATCTGCAAGCCAATGCCTTCTTCTATGGAGTGGATTTTTCTGGCAGCTATATGTTTACTACGAAGCTTAGTGGGTATGCTAAAGGCTCTATCATCAGAGCCAAAAATACAGAAGAAGACAATTTCTTCCCCTTTATCCCATCGGACAGAATGGATTGGGGCTTGGCTTATCAATTTGGCCCAGAAACCTCTGATCAAACCAATAAATTGACACTAAGCAATATGTTGGTCGCTCGTCAAAAGAGGGAACCAGATTTTGACCTTGCTGCTGCACCTCCAGGTTATGCCCTATTTAACCTTGGGTATCAAAGAAAACTTAAAATAGGAGAAGACAACACGCTAAACCTTGGCTTGCAAGTTCAAAATATCTTCAACACTTCCTATAAAGAATACATGAACAGATTCAGGTACTTCACTGATGACATGGGAAGAAATATTTTATTAAAAATTAATTACCAATTCTAA